The Amblyomma americanum isolate KBUSLIRL-KWMA chromosome 3, ASM5285725v1, whole genome shotgun sequence genome window below encodes:
- the LOC144125792 gene encoding estradiol 17-beta-dehydrogenase 8-like isoform X2 codes for MSLCGRLAVVTGGASGIGRCVCDALASENATVIVADLNLDAANAVAQSLPGSATHRGALVDVGESKSVDELFAHIKDTEPLPVSIAVNCAAIATLSSLVDTTDEDFDNIIRVNLKGTFLVTRASARAMIASGVANAAIVNVGSLLGRTGFANLAAYTASKGGVVALTKTAAKELGPLGIRCNAVLPSLIQTPMGDQMPEKTRKGFSTFAAMRRIGQPEEVAAAILFLCCPQSSFVTGAALEVTGGYAM; via the exons ATGTCTCTTTGCGGTCGACTTGCCGTGGTGACCGGAGGTGCCAGCGGCATCGGCAGGTGTGTATGCGACGCCTTGGCATCCGAGAACGCTACCGTGATAGTCGCCGACCTAAACCTGGACGCAGCTAACGCGGTGGCCCAGTCACTGCCAG GTTCCGCCACCCACAGAGGAGCTTTGGTGGATGTCGGCGAATCAAAATCGGTGGACGAACTCTTTGCTCACATCAAGGATACAGAGCCGCTGCCTGTCAGCATCGCCGTGAATTGCGCTGCCATAGCCACACTTTCGTCATTGGTTGATACAACGGATGAGGATTTCGACAACATCATCCGAGTAAACCTAAAG GGCACTTTCCTCGTGACAAGGGCCTCAGCACGAGCCATGATTGCGTCTGGCGTCGCCAACGCAGCCATCGTGAACGTGGGCAGCCTCCTGGGCAGGACCGGCTTTGCCAATCTAGCGGCTTACACAGCGTCGAAAGGGGGCGTCGTGGCGCTCACCAAGACAGCGGCCAAAGAGCTGGGACCACTCGGCATCCGCTGCAACGCCGTGCTGCCGTCGCTGATACAGACGCCGATGGGCGATCAGATGCCCGAAAAGACCCGGAAAGGTTTCAGCACGTTCGCCGCTATGCGACGAATCGGGCAGCCCGAAGAGGTGGCCGCAGCCATCCTCTTCCTCTGCTGCCCCCAGAGCTCCTTCGTGACGGGTGCCGCGCTGGAAGTCACTGGCGGATACGCCATGTGA
- the LOC144125792 gene encoding (3R)-3-hydroxyacyl-CoA dehydrogenase-like isoform X1: protein MARPGARLPRVAWLGKGTCAFKSLHCVKRHTEHRGHKSRLKSVAAVPGTVSMSLCGRLAVVTGGASGIGRCVCDALASENATVIVADLNLDAANAVAQSLPGSATHRGALVDVGESKSVDELFAHIKDTEPLPVSIAVNCAAIATLSSLVDTTDEDFDNIIRVNLKGTFLVTRASARAMIASGVANAAIVNVGSLLGRTGFANLAAYTASKGGVVALTKTAAKELGPLGIRCNAVLPSLIQTPMGDQMPEKTRKGFSTFAAMRRIGQPEEVAAAILFLCCPQSSFVTGAALEVTGGYAM, encoded by the exons atggcccggcctggtgctcggcttcctaGGGTTGCATGGCTCGGAAAAGGaacctgcgccttcaaatcccttCACTGTGTGAAGAGACACACCGAACATAGGGGCCACAA ATCTAGGTTGAAGTCAGTGGCGGCAGTACCAGGGACGGTCAGCATGTCTCTTTGCGGTCGACTTGCCGTGGTGACCGGAGGTGCCAGCGGCATCGGCAGGTGTGTATGCGACGCCTTGGCATCCGAGAACGCTACCGTGATAGTCGCCGACCTAAACCTGGACGCAGCTAACGCGGTGGCCCAGTCACTGCCAG GTTCCGCCACCCACAGAGGAGCTTTGGTGGATGTCGGCGAATCAAAATCGGTGGACGAACTCTTTGCTCACATCAAGGATACAGAGCCGCTGCCTGTCAGCATCGCCGTGAATTGCGCTGCCATAGCCACACTTTCGTCATTGGTTGATACAACGGATGAGGATTTCGACAACATCATCCGAGTAAACCTAAAG GGCACTTTCCTCGTGACAAGGGCCTCAGCACGAGCCATGATTGCGTCTGGCGTCGCCAACGCAGCCATCGTGAACGTGGGCAGCCTCCTGGGCAGGACCGGCTTTGCCAATCTAGCGGCTTACACAGCGTCGAAAGGGGGCGTCGTGGCGCTCACCAAGACAGCGGCCAAAGAGCTGGGACCACTCGGCATCCGCTGCAACGCCGTGCTGCCGTCGCTGATACAGACGCCGATGGGCGATCAGATGCCCGAAAAGACCCGGAAAGGTTTCAGCACGTTCGCCGCTATGCGACGAATCGGGCAGCCCGAAGAGGTGGCCGCAGCCATCCTCTTCCTCTGCTGCCCCCAGAGCTCCTTCGTGACGGGTGCCGCGCTGGAAGTCACTGGCGGATACGCCATGTGA